The nucleotide sequence tgtgTGTATTGTTCGacattacataatttatttaattcttgcctcctattttttttttaaacagcagTCCCCAATTCGCCTTCTTGATCGCGCCCATCGGCTTATCGATTTTCTTCGTCACCACTATTTGTCGGCCGTTAAAACGAAACAGCGATATAATTAAAGCGTAATTTACTATCGTATCGCGAACATGTTGCTTaactaaaatgaaattattttttcgaacCTTAATGGCCGCCACGCGACGTAATAAATACGAATCTTTATTgttgaattattaaaatcacttaattgTCGTTTACAATGGTAGTAAAtgagtatttataaaaattctatAATCGGTTTGTACCAGATAATTGATATGTTTAGAGTTGTAAACAGTAATGttctagatatttttttttacttatattgTTAGGAGATATACGATTATCTTAAGCCCGGCTGTGCTTTTTTGTCCCCCacgaaatatagaaaataatctTCGATTTCGTACAATCTACTCAAAGATGAGTTTTTCCACATTTTCCtgttaaaagaagaaaaaaaattaacatttaaaaactttaaataaactgAACTCTAAGACAAACAATCATCTTAAGTCGTGTTCACGAACATCTTCCACGATAAACTTATAacattgtgcaataaaaaatggatacgcaatatttataaatttgcttTATCATTAGTGGTGGTACTTCTTTCATGACGACACGACCATTCTGACTATTATCGCAAAGTAGGCATTCATTGCAATTTCAAAGGTTAGACAATCGTTCTCAAATTTAATTGAGACTCAGACCTCTTTTCTCAAAGTGGATGACGGCATTCGTTATGAGGTCTATGTAATAAACAAACTGTCTTTAACAAACATCTCTAAGATCGTATAACCTATTCTGTCATTAAAACCGGTACATGTGCACTCATAAGTAATATTTCTACTtccattatttataaataagccAGACTGTGTTTTGTACTGCGGCACCCTCCGCATAAATTACACCTCTCCATATTGATTGATGGCCCGACGATGGACTTCCTAATTACCTGTCAATGTTTTGAATCAACATTATATTGTGAACGTATATTTAGTACAACACatagaataaaattactttttcgtTCTTTTATAGCTtcggatttttttcttttattcatagattatatttttagattatAAATGTAGATCAGGATAGAGAATgataattgaataaataaaatacatgtttatctacgaaataatatttaatattttagggGCCTGGTACAGAAAGGAGCTATCCTTGATAAGGCGCGTAAGTATCGTGAGAAGATTTCTCACtctcctaaccactggtggcttttGCCGTAGACACATAttagcggcaatctattttcatatagatttttttaaatttgtatttttaatatattaaaaaaaagtataattaaaaacattttaaataaatatattaggataatactaataataatgaacAGTGACACGAAAATGGAGTATAGAGACACTGCTTTATTCATgggtcatcggtccttgatatgTCTGCGAAGTATTCATATAAATCGATTGAAGCTAGCGAAAATCATAGATTCTGATTGACAGATATATACAGATAGGAAAATACATTATGAGCACATAGGATTTTCTTGTAATAGATATATATGTGCTGACTGCCCAGATACCGAACACCAAATATTCTTGACAAAGCCATTGACTCCGAGCATAAACGGTACCTTGATTTCGTGTTTCAGTCATCAAGGTACAGGACACTAATTACTAAAAAGGAGAAGCGATTAGTTGAACGCACATTGAATCCTCCtgctcgcgtcgtttcctccctgctgagggtcgtgaccatcatatTTCGACGGGATTTTACTTCTTGTAATGTCTCTAAAATCTCTAAAGTGTCTAAAATCTCTGGCCGTATGAAGGGCTTcatggaatgggatctctagtacGGTGCAGATTTGATCgaaccaccttttttttattacttagatgggtggacgagctaacaacccacctggtgttaagtggttactgaagcccatagacatctacaacgtaaatgcgccacccaccttgagatataagttctaaggtcccaagtatagttacaacggctgccccacccttcaaaccgaaacgcattactgcttcacggcagaaataggcggggtggtggtacctacccgcgcggactcacaagtggacTTACCACCAGTAGTACTGCACTGTACTACAGTAGTCGGACTgcacccgcgcggtctctttcccttgatcttccctgtcacgaatagtctctctaGGCTATCGTGTGTTTTCCGAGTAATATGACCTAAGTACTTGAGTGTGTAGCGAAGGCAGAGTGTAGAGAGTCCTGTCTTGATCTGCAGTTGGTCTAAGGTAGACAAATTGAATGAgtgctaattaaaaacaaataaacaattaatttcatgtaCTAGTCAATCTCGGCCCGCTTTGCTGCCAGATCTTTGATTAGCCTTTGATCCGATTGCTACTAGACTACACGGGTTAATGTCAAGATTACTTTAGAACTTCATCGAAATCAGGGCAGCCGTATCGGAGTCTATAaggtacatacaaaaaaaaaaaaccaaaaagtaTTGGAAACggaaaaattaaacagtaaacttTAATTACCCAATTAATATTCTAAAAAATAACGAAGTCTACATGGAAACAATGTTTAACCCGTTCCAAATGCTACAATATCCTGTCAGACTAATGGATTACGTTACGTAAGACTATTTAGACAGTGCATTAACGGAGTAACAAAAACGATATCTAATAATACATTAGAATTCGTCGTGCGTCCCTCAAACAATGAGTGACATCCGGAAGCGCAATTAACTATGTATTCGATGGAAAGAGGAAATATCAATTCGCCTGTACGTGAACAGCGGAGGGATCGGCCGGGATCAACGGAAAGAATATTACAGCTCACTCAATTATGACTGCTTTATATGAACCGTgatatttgattttgatttcatGAGTTACTTGACTAAATCTGTTTTGATTATTGTAGTATGCCAAAGCTACACAATGAGAGTAcgttcaaatacaaaaaaaaaacgagtttgTCGTATGAGAGATTACATTGTAATGCAAGAGCCTacaaaattttactggtggtaggacctcttatgagttcgcacgggtaggcaccaccaccctgcctatttctgccgtgaagcagtaatgcgtttcggtttgaagggtgaagcagccgttgtaactgtacttgagaccttagaacttatatctcaagttgggtggcgcatttacgttatagatgtctatgggctccagtaaccacttaacaccaggtgggttgcgagctcgtccacccatctaagcaataaaaaaaatggttcaactttttttttttacatcgacTTTTGTGAAttaaatcgggttttttttcgtAGTTGTTTACATGATGGTAAAAATCGAATCGATTCGGCGCTAATCATGAAGACATTAGCAGACGACACTCGCTTCTGTCACTGGCAAAACCAAACCACCTTATTCTTATTTCGCCTACTTGAAAATCTCTTTTTGTAAATCGCTTTGTCGTATAACAATTAATCAATCTAGATGGTAGATACCATCGCGCTCATAGAACTGAATTCTCAGACAGTAATTCTCCGACATGCTTATCGTCGTCGTCGGCTCCGATATGTAggtgaatgaaaaaaatactcttAGATCCAAACAGATCCGCAACACTAAAACAATCATTTAACTTTACAAACACTTTTGAACATTTTGTTTAGGTATAAGCATTTTTCAAGTGAAATCGGATTTCTGAGCATCAAAAATTAAGATCACATGACATTATGAACAGTTCAGGAAACATAAGAACATTGAATCCGCACGATAAATTGTAAATACTCTAAACAACAGCGGCAGGGTTGgaccctgacattgctgatgttAACTATTCAAAATAAATGGGCCGCAAACCTGTGGTCACAAGGCTAAAAACCAATAGCTTTATTAAACcaaactatttttttactaaaaactaCGTAGAAAAGTCTTGATTTATTTGAAGTATTTGactgattaaaaataaacactaacaCAGAGCCGAGTGAAACGAATGCTGATCACGAAGTTCCGGGGTGACCACTCAATCGAAACATGCTGAAAAGTACAGGAAATCTGCGCAATCCACTCAACACACAGATATCCAAAATATATCCGGCAATTTATTGGAAAACGTTCCGTCTGGCACCGGTCTATTATGCCGGTCCAATCACGGCAAATGGACGGCGCGAGGCTTTCGCTAAATTTTGCATCGAGCATTCGATTGATTGCCGATAGAAGTATTAATGGGAAATCACACGAATACTTCTTTGAAACACGACTTTAtggaatatatttttgattacgTAAAGAATTGTGacacaaaattttcaaaattaacctcttttattttgtttgtgtgaaatgaaaagaaaaaactcagttttatttgaattatattgaGACTAAAACACACGAAGAACATTTTTAAGAAACATCAgactttaaaataacaaaacttcggataattgatttattaataGACCACGAGTTTCTTTGAAATGTCTGAGCATCCTTTTCTTACTTCGATATTTCTGAAAAatctttgaataaaatttaaagaacaACAAGATTTCCAACAACAAAAACCAACATGAGTGATCTCACTAATGAAGATTtcgcattaaaaacaaaaaaaaaaaacaaaaaaaaaactccgccTGTTTGAGTTATTTGTCGTCGCATATAAACGAGTGCACTGCAAAAAGTCGAGGGAAGATCAAAGCAATGACGTGGCTGCCTGAGTCTGAAATAACATCCCAACAACGCTCTTGTGAATGCGCGAATCTCGTTTGCGAGATTGCAGTGCGCGATGATTTAATTGAGCGACGCGCTTCGGAAAATGTTTTACACTGTATTAAAGATGTTCGCTTTTTACACGCAATCACGTATAATTGCACGAAGTGTGTGCATTTTAACGTTATCACCAAAGAAAGGGCCGTGAGTTGTATTGTATCATATAAATTAAgtataatatcgtgtaataaaaatgaaacccgcaaaattataatttgcgtaattactggtgttaggacctcttgtgagtccgcgcgggtgggtgggtaccaccaccctgcctatttctgccgtgaagcagtaatgcgtttcggtttgaagggtggggcagccgttgtaactatacttgagaccttagaacttatatctcaaggcgggtggcgcatttacgttgtggatgtctatgggctccagtaaccacttaacatcaggtgggctgtgagctcgtccacccgtctaggcaacaaaataaaaaaaatgtgcaatTTGTACTGCACACGATACTGAAAATGTAaaccaattattaattataacttAGGTTAAATAACTGCAAGagcgaaatatattttatgcacGGTAAACAATGAAACTTATATAGGAAATAAGACATTTGACATGTGAATCAAAAGCAATTTTAACACTATCTAGCATTATCCATATTTCTTTAAAACTGcttgaaatttatatttctttaataattattttatctaattCATTTCCATCCAACATTGGTATTAAAATTCCTGATAAATCACTTCTAGATCTTCAGGAACCTCttgagtaattttaatattcattagcCTTGCTTTTGCTCGCATAGGTACACTACATTTAACTGCTAATTCATTAAAGTGTAATTATCTTGAATTAGCGGGAAAAACTATAAAATGCAAACCTAAACAAATTTGATATTATTCTTACTTACAATCGTTGAAAACTTAATGgtttattataagtttaataaCAAGATAATAGTCGTTAAATACAAATCCAATTAACATAACATACAGAGAGTGGTAATGATGCTGCTAAATGCATTgatgtaaagtaataaaacgCAGGTGCTTATATCCTCGTAAAACAAGTAACTGTGCGTGTACATTATTATTgacaaattaagttaaaattagATTTAAGGACCTACTTATAAAATTGCAGATTGATTTTGGATTGATGTAGTACCTATCAGATGTGTTCAACAAAGTTTACGAACTAGAGATTTTTTTATCGCTGTGAtggatgaatgagctcacgatccaccgggtgttaagtggtcagcgTAGCCCGTAGGCCTCTACTACGGTAATGCCGCCACTCGcgttgagaaatgagttctaaatttcagtttttacagtatagctgtaaccccacctttcaaaatgaaacatattactgcttcacggcagaaataggaagggtgatggtgcctacccatgcggactcagaagacgtcctaccatcagtgattacgcaatttataattttgcgggtttgatttttattacacgatgctattccttcgctgtggaagtcaatcgtgataattttaagtacgtatttcattaggaaaattggtatttctctgcgggatccgaacaccggcaGAGTCGCATCGcttaatacgaatgcaccgggcgacttattaggccacgacgacttcaaaaattatttgtattgtgtTGTTGTAGGATTGAAAGGCGCGATTGAGACCttcgtatttttcatttttgccGCATGATTGAATGAGAACCACCTGGTATTGAGCAGCTACCAAAAGgcattacataattatataacatAATGTCTGTCCTAGTCTTTAAATCAGAAGCCACGACTACGttgcggcagaaaaaggcagaatggtgctacctacccgcacTAATTTACAAAAAGCCCTACTACCCATTAAATGGGCtgtatttcacaaaaaaatttatttctcaaCCGAGCACGttgcaattattttaaatgctcGACGAGGATGTAAATTTGTAAGCAGTTAATCTCATGTGTTCTGTATTGCAATTTGTACGAAATACGTATTACggtttaacatttaattttgtatttaggTGCGAGAAGCTGAATGCGAAATTTCAACTAACAACTTCAGTTTTATTGCACTTTGAACACTCCATTAATGCTTATTTTGTGTAGTTACGTACATGATTTGTTATCTGTTTCTTCATTTCAATTTTACTCTTACTATTTTTGTGTTAAGCAAGGGTAACTCAAAACAAATATATCTTTACGTATATATTAATAGTATAAAGGAGTCCTGAGCGTTATGAGCggttttaaagaaataaaaagggAGCTATAACAGTTTTCGTGTGCATTTTTAAACCATTCCGACGAATTACTTTGTTTTTTATCATCTCATCAGTCggttttatgaataaaaaacaagACTTTTGCGTTCGTACACATTtctataacaataaaatgaagcAACTTCAATTTGAATTACTGTGATGTAATGAGTCACACCTATAATGATGTTAGTGGATGTTTCGTGTGGGCTATTGACAACAAAATatcttaatttataaactatctTAGTCAAAGTACGTATGTCAATTTTTGGACGCATAATAAACAGTAACACGATTtggatatatgagtcgtctattatcaaaggtggcaatctgtgcatttggacaaaaaacttttattgatatgtcaattcagattgatttgaatataatcgtctccttcaaagaatacggttcaaaacctgcattaaataaaggttaatagttaacctgttatttatctaagatgtcgttccgaagagttttgtgactgccaatggaatacaaagtcaataattcgtttttctgatttaccaatcattgtccaaaagtcagattgccggctttgataatagtcgactcatatcagaaggaaaaaaaacaatgaatttaTGTGCCTCAACGAACATTATTACGAGTAGAATGAACTTGTTGATGACGAGGTCATTTTGAtgtagataaaatattttccttGCCGCTTACGCAGTTCGCTCGAGAAatgacatcaacaacataaccTAACTTCTcaaaaatgaattataaaatcgTTTTTGTGCTTCTATCCGTTGTTTTCGTGTTAAATATCGAAGCTAAGGACTTTGTGGACGGAACAAAAGTGAATAATTTGTTGATCTCCACAGGGAAAGTTGTTGTCAAAGGATATCCGTTAATAAAAAGGGACAAAGACTATGTCTATGTTGATCCTAAGCTGCGAGTAATCAAGGTAAGTGGGTAAAGCGAATGTATTTTTagtctttaaatttattttaaaaattaaaaatttgtatATATTGAAGTTAATTTTTACAATCAAAATTGTATCTTAATTTTGACACTACAAGGTAAATTACGtccattataatatatgtagtttAGTTTTCTTTGTTTACCATAATACAAGCACATAAATTTactcattttaaattcaaaactgaaatattttacgaggcaaatgaaaaaaaaaacataaaataaattggtAATTACTAAATATTATCTGAATATCTGGTTATTGGACGTAGGTATAGCTACCgtgatgtttattttatatttttgcttATGCTAATTTAACAACGTTTCTTTATTAAAGCATTAAGGGTGAGTACTTCGGAGGGCCACTGATGCgacatactttaaaaaaaaatgaaatgcaCACCATTCGCGAACCTGTGACCCCCCGCATGAGATAatccgttttttttcctacctattctagtaacctcgaggggttattctagatctGATTTTAAAAATGGAAGCAGCAATGGCAACTTTGGGAAATTTCTGTTGAAATAtttgtcgattttttttatttttagttttaaattacattgcGTATTTTTAATACGAATTTTGATTTACATTACCAGGGTATCATCGCCAGAGATTTATCGCGAACGAAAGCAGAAGTCACCGTGACAAGTGGCGGTGTCGGTGCTACCAATGTGACTCTTCACTTAAAAAGCGAGAGAGGGGAGGGACTGAATTACCTAATACTCATATTTGGTCAAAATTcttgaataattttaattttatacatctTGATAATTATAGACCGGCAATGTACCGCtgaaatataattgtttttatattaatatttattagttttaaaatgttttaaataaagaattatCTTTTTCTtgtcttttgatttttttttttcataattcaaCTAAGATTGCTTGAGTATTTTACTTAAATACCTACCTAGTATTTTACCTAAATAAAGGTCATTGTGATAATGATTGGCAGACATACAGTAGTTCTACAATATCGCAAATATTTGTGTTACCTTCACTGAACATAAAAAATCTGATCCATGTAATTTAAATAGTCAAAGTTTTAGCTTTGtgactaaaaataatttacattcatTGGCACTATTATACTATTGTGCTccataaatacttaaatatatcATATTCTCAAGAAAATATTCCACGAAACAAAATTGAATCTAAAAAATTCACGCATGACACTCGACACTGCAAAACATAAAATAGcactatataaatttacagtaatGAAAACAGCATGGAAACTGTAATGAAATCCAAACATGATCTCATATAGCGCCCTTACAGCGAACATCAAACGAACACAAATCAATTTTGGCGAATTGTCAGCATACAGGGTGTTTAAACTTAGGGTGGGCTAATGGAGACATACGTATTAAACCGGGCCGCGTGCTGTGACAACATTGACATAGACCAGGGGGGGCTAATTAGTTTAAGCCTGTGGCTAGGGCAGAGATGACCAGCAAGGACCTAAAAATACTAGAAGGTGAAGTATTggaacgatattttttttctatttcattaaATGATGGCAGATTTACAGTTGACTTACTTGAGATTGCTTCGTTGGTAGAGTAGTTAGTTACCCTGATTACTTTACCAACAGGGGTAGAGTTCCATTTCCAACCAggcatagaatattttttttaaaaaatcggAGTTCGGTAGTCCTTGTCAATTAAATACTTCCATACAAATAAcatgatataatataatttttatcccGAATTTTGTAGAATGTtcattaattcattaaaattaaaaatctgaATGACtggaaaacaatttttacaaactGTTTACATCCAGGCGACGGGGCAATGCAAAGCCACCATCACCATTTAAACATGTCATATCGGATTCTTCCGCTTCACTGTTACTGTTTTTAGACCTCCAAGTACCAGTCACCGGTCTTGTCAAACTCATCAAATACATGAGAATACGTATAAAGAGTTTGACGTATAaacctagcccatagacacagcccactgcggttctcgtcggatcttcacAGGTAGCGatttcgatccagtggtagattcagaaaAGTACTGCACTTACTAGGGCTActgttagcaagttctctcgggttgggccccgtgagctcagctactcgACTGAAGATACATTACATCCATCCGATCTCTGAAGTTCACCAAGGCACCTCTCTTTCTACTATGTTCatgttatttgtaattttacagATTAATTTAGGTAAAACACATTCGACTCTTTCCGTATTAAAGCAATTGGACACTAGCGTTTCtagtacataattttttatgGTGGTGTATTCAGTGGGGTGCCGCTATCTTTAACATTTATATTCAGAGATCAGAAGACACCAACAATTTTATGGTAATACACATTTAATTCAATTCTATGTCCACTAGTGAATTTGATGTtcaacttcaattttatttaattaactaatGCAATTGTAATTAATTCTGCTCAACTTATAAACGGTTTTTCATTATGACctcaaaaacataaaatttcaataattttgatTATACATTTACTGTTTAGGTGGCATATCGCCATGCTTTTAACAAGGTTATATTTTGAAAGGTAAACTATCTCAAGAACCAAAACTCGGTGAGATTATTAGAATTGATAATTATTGTACCATGATCCTTCCTATTTTTGCGGAGCAGTGATGTAGTCCATTATGAATTCTTGAGGAGTAAGCTTACAACGTTTCAAATCTACGTGAAGAACAGAGAAATGGGTTAAAATTGACTTTACCAAAATTGATTTATATGTGCAGTTAATGAAAGCATGTTAAAAATTCATCAGAATGTATTGCATGCTTCGCCGAACATCTGCAATTTTTGTCCCAAAATACGTGAACGTATTTTCATTTTCTCAAGCGAAGTGTATGTTGTATTCATGTTTGAATTTTCCTACACAATGTTTGCGGTGGAGCGATAAGCTTCCAACCGAGGTATGCTTGCaagttcatattttatttatttagcggAGTTATGAAATACTCCAACAGTGACTTCCGTAAAAATATTCCATTTACATAACACACATTTACGTTAAATATACACAGAAATTTCACAATTTGATGTAACATTGTGTGTTGTTTTCTTAACTTGATTGCGTCCTGGCTTGAGTAAATAGTTATCTACATCCACTAAAGAACATAGTTCTATAACACCCCTGTTAACAGTAGTAATTTGATCAGCCACAAACAACAACGCACGTAAAGGGAAAGTTTTATTCCCTTTACCGAAGAGAAAACCAAGTTTATCCAAAGTACTTTCTACTTCCGTCCAAATTCGATTTTGATACGCACCATCAAAAAGTAATTTCCCGTGGAAACAAAAGGCAACGAGGAAAATTTCTAATTTGATCCAATCTAAATCCAATTACCTTCGCTCTGTGCACGCAAAGAATTGAAGGATCAGGGTAAGTAAGAAAAAGTTGGTCTTATTATTAAGTTGTTTATAGGAGGAGAAAAGGCGAAGATGCGTTGAAGATTCAGTTGCAATTCCATTTGAAAACAAACATGCTTTGCGAACATGAAgaatatcaattattttttacttagttTACTGAACGAATTCACAGCATAGGCACCAAGTAAGCACTGGAGTTCTTAGAGACCGCGGCATAAAAGCctcaattgtactttttttttggtcaggaggaaatcgccgaacttccgccctccactggggatggcagGCGGGGCATGTCGAGCGTACTAaagcctcctgtcgctcaacaactaaCGTCCGaatctcgcatgagacagaactcatgaataGGCAAAGGGGGAGGGAGGCGTTTggtgcggagcacatctttcCCACCACCCGACCAAATGGCCGAGCCCCAGCCGGGACAGGTAGGAGGGACAATTTCAGTCAAGCAACATAAAGTCGGTATAActtgaggcattggaataatGGCTATATTAGCCTTTCGTAGTTCCTCAATAATTCGTACCTCAAGTAGGTACTCAAGAATAAAATTAGAGAAACAGAAATAGTTGAGTGGTCGATTGTATTTGGGTCTTGTATTAGAAATAAGGTTAAGTGATTGTTCAATTTCGCGTAACCAAATACTGAATTTCTTCAGAACGCGGTAGAGCATGACATTAATTAGTATTTGAAGCGGGTAAACAATATGTCAAACTTGTTCCTACTTTGTGAACAAGTTTGcgatttatttatgtttcgtaCTCTaact is from Bombyx mori chromosome 6, ASM3026992v2 and encodes:
- the LOC101737368 gene encoding uncharacterized protein LOC101737368 gives rise to the protein MNYKIVFVLLSVVFVLNIEAKDFVDGTKVNNLLISTGKVVVKGYPLIKRDKDYVYVDPKLRVIKGIIARDLSRTKAEVTVTSGGVGATNVTLHLKSERGEGLNYLILIFGQNS